The Curtobacterium sp. MCSS17_015 genomic sequence GCTACGCGCCGGTCGCGGGGATGACCCGTCCACTGGGGGCATGCGTTGTGCGGAGCCCGGGAGGGCGTGTCCGGTATCCGCGTTAGCGTGGAGTCATGAGCACCGAGCACGTCGCGCAGTCGATCCCCGCTTCCGCTCCCGGCGCGGCTCGGCGTGCCGCGGTCCTCGCCGCCCTCGACGTGATCGACGGCGGGCCCGAGGAACGGTTCGAACGCATCACCCGGATCGCCCGCGAGGCGTTCGGGGTGGCGGGTTCCTTCATCAACCTGGCCGGCGACGACCAGCTCTTCCACAAGTCGCAGCAGTCCGACCAGGTGTTCCCCGGGTCGACGCCGTTGCAGGACACCTTCTGCGGCCGGACGCTGCACCAGGACGGCCCCGTGGTGGTGCCGGACGCGCGTGCCGACCAGCGGTTCTCGGACCTGCCGATGGTCAACCTCGACCCCAACGTCCGCTTCTACGCCGGGGTCCCACTCCGGGTCGGAGCGGACGCCACGAAGGTCGGGACGCTCTGCCTCATCGACCCGAGTCCGCGTGCGCTCGACACGGACGACGTCGCCCTGCTCGAGGAACTCGGCCTCTGGGCGGAGCGGGAACTCGCCACCGGGCTCGACGTCGACCGGCTGCGCACCGTCCTGTCCGGCCTGCAGCCCCGCATGATCGACGTGCCGGGGTGGACCATCGGTGGGACGTCGATCCCGCACGGCATCGTCTCGGGCGACTTCCACGACTGGCGCTCGGCCGACGGCACGGTCGACCTCACCGTCGCGGACGTGATGGGGAAGGGCATGGCCGCCGGACTCCTGGCAGCGGGCATGCGCGGAGCACTGCTCGCGCGGTGCCACGAGGAGCCGTCCACCGCGATCGCCGAACTCGAGGAGCAGGTCGCCCCGGACCTCAGCGCCGCCGAGGCCTTCGCCACCCTGTTCCACGGTCGGCTCGACACCACGACCGGACACCTGGCGTTCGTCGACGCCGGTCACGGCCTCGTCCTGCACCTGCACGCCGACGGGACCGAGTCGGTCCTGCGCTCCGTCGACCTGCCGATCGGCCTCCACCCGGTCGGGATCGACCGCGCTGCCGGCGAACTCGTGCTCGAACCCGGTGACACCCTGCTGCTCGTCAGCGACGGTGCCCTCGAACTCTGGGACTCGACGCTCGCGTCCCTGTCCCGACTCGGGGCGCTCTACCGGGCGGCGCCGGACGTGACGACGTTCCTGGCCGGCGTCCAAGGCCGCGTGCTCGAGCACGACCCCGGCGACGACCTCACCGTCGTCGTCGTGTCGCGCGACGCCTGAGCACTCCGCCCGAGGTCAGGCACCGAGGCGCTCGATCAGTTCCCGGTAGCGTGCCGCGGTCCGCTCGACGACCTGCTCCGGCAGGACGGGCGGCGTGCCGGTCCGGTCCCAGTTCGCGCTGAGCCAGTCGCGCACGATCTGCTTGTCGAACGAGTCCGTCCGGTTGCCCGACTCGTACGCGGCGGCGTCCCAGTAGCGGCTCGAGTCGCTCGTCAGGACCTCGTCGGCGATCCGGATCAGGCCGTCGGCGTCGCGGCCGAACTCGAACTTCGTGTCCGCGATGACGACCCCGCGCTGGAGGGCGATCGCCGCCGCCTCGGAGTACACGGCCAGCGACAGGTCGCGCAGCGCCGCGGCGTCGGCCGGACCGATGAGCTCCTCGGTGCGCTCGAACGAGATGTTCTCGTCGTGCTCGCCCTGCGGAGCCTTGTACGCCGGCGTGTAGATCGGTTCCGGCAGGCGGTCCCCGTTCGACAGGCCGGCTGGCAGCTCGACGCCGCACACGCTGCCGGTCTCCTGGTACTCGGCCCAGCCGCTGCCCACCAGGTACCCGCGCACGACGCACTCGACCGGGAACATCCGGAGCGGCATGACGTGCATGGACCGTGACTCGACCGAGGCCGGGACCGGCGTGGTCGTGCCGCTCGGGGCGAGCAGGTGGTTCGGGACGTCACGGAGCTGGCCGAACCAGAAGCGGGACAGCCGGGTGAGGAGCTCGCCCTTGCCCGGGATCGGTGGTTCGAGCGCGAAGTCGTAGGCGCTGACGCGGTCGGAGGCGACGAGGAGGAGCTCGGTGGCACCGGCCACGTCCGCCGTGGCCGCGGGGACGTAGAGCTCACGGACCTTGCCGGACGAGACGTGCCGCCAGCCTTCGACGACGGGGGCGCTCATCGGGCGACCTTCGTGGCGATGTCGGTCCGGAACCGGCCGCCGGTGAGGGTGATGTCGTGCAGGCCCGCGTAGGCACGGTCGCGCGCTTCGGCGAAGTCAGATCCGGTGGCCACGACGCTGAGCACCCGCCCGCCGGTCGCGACGAGTTCCCCGTCGAGGACCCCGGTCGCCGCGTGCAGCACCACGACCCCGTCCCGCGCGTTCGCGTCGTCGACGCCCGTGATCGTCCGGCCGGTCACCGGGCTCTCCGGGTACCCCTCGCTCGCGAGGACGACCGTCACGGCCGCCTGGTCGCGGAACTCCGGACGCGGGACCGAGGCGAGCTGCCCCGAGGCCGCGGCGAGCAGCAGGCCGCTCAGCGGCGTGGCCAGGCGGGGGAGCACGACCTGGGTCTCCGGGTCGCCGAACCGGGCGTTGAACTCGATGACCCGCACGCCCTGCTCGGTGACGATCAGCCCGCAGTAGAGCAGCCCGACGAACGGGGTGCCCTCGTGCTCGAGGCGTCGGACCGTGGGCAGGGCGACGAGCTCGGTGACCTCGTCGACGAAGGCCTGCTCAGAGCCCCAGCGCTCGTCGAGCCACGGCAGCGGCGAGTACGCGCCCATCCCGCCGGTGTTCGGTCCGAGGTCGCCGTCGGCGAGCCGCTTGTAGTCCTGTGCCGGGGACAGCGCGCGGACGTCGTGCCCGTCGCTGAGGAAGAACAGCGAGACCTCTTCGCCGTCGAGGAACTCCTCGACCACGACGGGTCCGTGCTGCAGCCAGTAGGTGGCGTGGTCGATCGCCGCCTGGCGGTCGTCCGTCACGAGGACGCCCTTGCCCGCCGCCAGCCCGTCGGCCTTCACGACGTACGGTGCGCCGAGCTCGTCGATCGCCGCCACGGCTTCGTCGACCGTGCCGGCGGACACCGGCCGACCGGTCGGCACACCGGCTTCGGCCATGACCCGCTTGGCGAAGGCCTTGGAGCCCTCGAGCTGCGCGGCTGCCCTGCCGGGGCCGAACACCGGGATGCCGCGGGTGCGCAGCGGGTCGGCGACACCGGCGATGAGGGGGGCTTCCGGTCCGACGACGACGAGTTGGACGTCGTTCTCGAGCGCGTACTCCGCCACCAGCGCGCCGTTCGTGGGGTCCAGCGACACCGTCTCGACGTCGGCGGCGATGCCGGCGTTCCCGGGCGCGGCCGTGATGACGTGACCGGCCTGCTCCGCCAGGAGGGCCGTGATGATCGCGTGCTCGCGGGCACCGGAACCGAGGACGAGGATTCGCACCCGATCACCCTACCGAGCCCGGGTCGCCGCCCGCAGTGCACCGGCTAGCCTGTGGAGATGCCGCCGAAGACCATCGACGACGCCGTGGGTCGGGCCGCGCTCGAGGCCGTCACCGCCGGCGCGACGGACCGCACCTCGGTCGCGACCGCCGTCCGCTGGACGTTGCAGCGCCTCGCCGAGGACGTGCCCGGCAACAGCGTCGAGGTCCGGGTCCCGCCGTTCGCCGCCGTGCAGGCCGTCCCGGGCCCGCGGCACACGCGCGGCACCCCGCCGAACGTGGTCGAGACGGATTCGACGACGTGGCTCGCGCTCGCCACGGGGCGGCTGCGGTGGGACGACCCGGAGACGACGAAGCGCGTCAGCGCCTCGGGCTCACGGGCCGACCTGGCGGCGTTCCTGCCCGTCCGGCTGCCCTGACCGACGGCGCGCGTCCGGGAGGCCCGATCCGCGTCGTGCTCGCCGGTGCCGGAACGTCGTGCTCGCCGGTGCCGGACGACATCGGCGTCCCGAGGGGAACTAGGTAGGTCCTACCGATGTGCCGATGGTCCGGCGTACCTACGCTGGGAGAAGTCGCCGGGATTCGGACCCGACCCGAACGGGTCCGAACCCGGCGACGCAGACAACGCTACGCGAAACCCGCCGACCTGTGTCAACAGGAGCGGCGAGTCGTGCTGCATCCCGCAACTTCTCCTGCGGTCTGCCCAGCACGTCCTGCCGGGCTCAGACCGTTCTGTCCCGGACGGCGGTCACACCAGTTCGGCGAGCTCCGACCGTGCGTGCAGGTCCCACTTCGAGAACACGCGCGACATGTGCGCGTCCACGGTCCGGACCGACAGCCCGAGCTGGTCGGCGATCCGTCGGTTCGAGTGGCCGCGAGCGGCGAGCTCCGCCACCTCGTACTCCCGCTTCGTGAGCGGCTGCTTCGTCCGCCCCGCGGTCACGGCCATCCCGCACGCGGCCAGCGCGGCCTGGGCGCTCGCGATCCACGCGCGATCGCCCGAGCGGAGCGCCGCGGCGTAGTCGGTGATCGCCGACGCGAGGGGACCGTCGACCCTGGTGGCGGCCTCCTCCATGCGCGCCAGGGAGGCGGTGGTGTCCCGACCGTGCAACGCGTCCATCGCGTAGTGCAGCGTCTGCGCGTACAGCACGTGCGTCCAGGCGCCCGAGGCCGTCCCCCGCAGGATGATCGTGTCCGCGCGCCGGAGTCCCGCGGGGTTGCCGAGCAGGGCCTCCGTCCAGGCGATCGTCGTCTCGATCTGGTCGCCGAGGATCCGCATGGCCCGGAGCGGCGTGCTGCGGGCGCGTTCCAGCGACTCCGCGGCCGCGTCCGGCGAGCCGGCGTACGCCTGCGACAGCGCCAGGCGCGACCACGCGTACGCGGCGAACCCGCCGGGGTCGGCGATCTCGTACCGTTCGCAGGCCGCCGTGAAGGCGGTCACCGCATCCGACCACCGGCGCTGTCCGAGCGCCCGGTTCCCGATGCCGAACAGCTCCAGGGTGAAGTCGTACTTCAGGAACGGGTCGGACCGGCCGACCGGGACCTGCGTCAGCATGTCGGCGATGTCTCCGCGCCACACCTGGACCTGGTGCAGGACCGACACGATCTCCCCGACGCTCCAGGGCGAGTCCTCGAGGTGGACCATCGCGGTGGCCAAGCACGCCTGCCCGAGCCGGAGCGCGTCGTCGAGGCGCCCGCCGGTGCCCAGGGCCATCACGGCGACCGGGGCGATCGGCAGGAAGGACCGGGCGATCGTCGGGGAGCGCAGGACGCCGCTCCGCTCGAGCTCCTGCCGGACCTCGGCGAAGTCGCCGCCCCAGCCGAGGTGGGACAGTCGGAGGACGCGGAGCTGTTCGAGCGTCCCCGGTCCGACGTGCCGGACGGCGATCTCGGTGAGGGCGACGGCGGCCGCGGTGTCGTCGTCGTGGAACTGCCGGAGGTTCGCGAGGGTCTCGCAGGCCTCGACGACGGCGACGTCGTCGACGTCCGCCCCGGAGGTCGCCAGGCACCAGGCCGCTTCGGCGTCGACCCGTCCGGCCTCGCGTCCGCTGCTGTAGCCGTGCGCGAGCGAGCGCAGACAGTGCGCGCGGACACGCTCGGTCGGGGTGAGGTCCGACCCGAGCGCGGCGGACGTCAACGCGATGGCGCTCTCGTGCTCCTGCAGGCCCTCGGCGACCCGGGCGGCGTCGAGCAGCTGGTCGACGGGTGGGACGACACCGCACTCGAGCGCCCAGAGCGTCGCGCGGAGCCGGGCGGCCGGTGGCGCACCCTCCTGCCGGTCGGTGCGGAAGGCGTTCGCCCGTGCGAACAGCGCGGTCCGCCGGGCGACGGGCACCAGGGCCCGGACGACCTCGCCGACGAGGGGGTGCGACGACCGTGCGACGGGACTTCCGGTGTCGGCGGAGTCGATCCGGACGAAGCCGAGGCCCACCGTCCGGTCGAGGTCGGCGCCGTCCACCAGGGCCAGCAGCCGGGACAGCGGGATCGGGTCGGCGAGGGCCACGATCTCGACGACGTCGCGCAGGTCACCGGGGAGGCCCGCGAGCTCCGTCCGGTACATGTCGGCCAGGCTGTGCGACGCCGTGATCCGCCCGCGCCAGTACCAGCTCAGGGCGGTGTGCTCGAGTGCGCCCGAGGCGAGGCCGGCGCGGACGACCTCCCGCAGGTACAGCGGGTTCCCCTCGGTCGCGCGGTGCACCTGTTCGACCGAGGCCGGTTCGAGCGGCGCCCCGAGCGCCCGTCCGATGAGCGACGACGTCTCGTGGAGGTCGAGCGGCTCCAGGTCGATGCGCTCGAGCAGGTCGTCCTGCCAGAGGGCGCGCAGTGGTCCGGCGAGTGACGTGAAGTCCCGGCAGGTCAGCACGAGTCGGGCGCCCTGCTCTCGGACGAGCCAGGCGACGTACCGGGCGGAGAGCGCGTCGAGCAGGTCGGCGTCGTCGACGCGGAGCACGAGGTCGCGCCCGTCCGTCCCGGCGGCCCGGCGCAGGCGCTCCTCGGCCGGCACGGGCTCGGTCAGGTCGTCGCCGAGCACGTCACCGAAGCGGTCGGACACGGCGCCGAACGGCATCGACGACCCGGCGGCGACCGCGGTGATCGGCACGACGAGGGGCGCCGGTCCCGGTGTCTGGCGGACGACGCGGTCGGTCACACGGGCGGCGACGGTGGTCTTGCCGAGCCCGGGAGCGCCGACGAGCGCGACGCTCCACCGGTGCTCGCCGACGACGGCGACGGCGCGGTCCTCCTCGCGGCGAGTGAGGACCGGCCACGACAGCCGGGCGGGTGCGGTCGGTGGACGACGGTCGCCTGCTCCGGTCTCGTCGACCATGGCGCACCTCCGTCCTCGCTACTCCGCGGTACCCGCGGTGATGGACCATCATCTCGCGTCCGGGGGACGGACTGCCGGGCGTGGCTCCTCCCAAGGTGGGGGACAATGGGGAGGTGAGCAACACCGACCGCCCCGACGAGCGTCCGGCCCCGGCGCCCGACGCGGTGACCACCCCGGACCAGGTCACCATCCGACGTGCCCCGCGCTTCAGCGTCTTCATCCTCGGCGGCGCCGTGCTCGGCTTCCTCGTGACCGTCCTCGTCGTGGCCCTCACCATGGGCATCGACCGCGGGGACCAGCAGGAGACCACCGGGTTCGCCGGCCTCGTCGGCTACTTCAGCCTCTACGGCGTCTCGATCGGCATGCTCGTCGGCGCGGTCGTCGCGGTCGTGCTCGACCGGGTCTCGACTCGCCGCGCCGCCCGGCTCACGGCGGAGCGGGTGGCGGTCGACCCCGCGCCCGAGACCGTCGACGGCGAGCTCGACGAGCCGGACGAGCGCCTCGATCGCTGAGCCTGCGGGGATCCGCAGGGATCGGCAGGCGACGCAGGCGTTCCACCGGCGTGCGGCGTGCGGCGTGCGGCCTGCGGTCGCCGACGCGAGCAACGTGACGCACGCAAGGCCCGTCACCAGCTGGTGACGGGCCTTGCGTGCGTCAGGTGCTGACGTCCGTCGGGACGTCAGCTGAGCTGGTTCGCCTCGACCCAGGCGAGGTACTCCGGCGAGACGGATCCGGTGACGTACTCACCCGTGAAGCAGCTCATCTCGAGGTCCGTGACGTCGGACCCCTCGATGATCGCGTCCCGCATGTCACCGATCTCCTGGTAGATCAGGTGGTCGCTGCCGAGCACCCGGTTGATCTCCGGGATCTTCCGGTCGTGAGCGATGAGCTCGGCCCGCGTCGGCATGTTGATCCCGTACACGTGCGGGTACCGGACAGGCGGCGCGGCGCTCGTGAACGTGACCTCGTTCGCGCCCGCCGCCCGGGCCATCTCGACGATCTCGCGACTGGTCGTGCCGCGCACGATCGAGTCGTCGACGATGAGGATGTTCTTGCCCTTGAACTCGGACGACATCGCGTTGAGCTTCTGGCGGACCGAGCGCTTGCGCTCCGCCTGGCCCGGCATGATGAACGTCCGGCCGACGTAGCGGTTCTTGTAGAAGCCCTCGCGGTACTCGATGCCGAGCTTCTGCGCGACCTGCATGGCCGCGGGCCGGGACGAGTCCGGGATGGGCATGACCACGTCGATGTCGCCGGTCGGGGCGTACTGCGCGATCGTGTCGGCCAGGCGGTTGCCGAGACGGAGGCGGGCGTCGTACACCGAGATGCCGTTCATCACGGAGTCCGGGCGGGCCAGGTAGACGTACTCGAAGGAGCACGGCACCAGGCGCGGGTCCTTCGCGCACTGCCGGGCGTGCATCGTGCCGTCCATCTCGATGAAGACGGCCTCGCCCGGTGCGACGTCGCGGACGATGTCGTAGCCGCCGGACTCGAGCACGAGGGACTCGCTCGCGACGACCCACTCGCTCTTGCCGGCGTCGTCGAACTTGTGGCCCAGGATGAGCGGTCGGATGCCGTACGGGTCGCGGAACGCCAGCAGGCCGTGGCCGGCGATCGTCGCGATCGTCGCGTAGGAGCCCTCGACCCGCTCGTGCACGCGCTCGACCGCGTCGAACACCTGCCCGGCGTCGAGGTGGGTGCCGCGAACCTGGCCCTGCAGCTCGTGCGCCAGCACGTTCACCAGCAGCTCGGTGTCCGAGGTGGTGTTGAGGTGCCGACGGTCGATGTCGAACAGCTCCCGAGTGAGTTCGCGGGTGTTCGTGAGGTTGCCGTTGTGCACGAGGACGATGCCGTACGGCGCGTTCACGTAGAACGGCTGGGCCTCTTCCTCGTTCACCGCGGCGCCGCGGGTGGCGTAGCGGACGTGGCCGAGGCCCATCGTCCCGAGGAGCGCCCGCATGTCACGGGTGCGGAAGGCCTCGCGCACGTGGCCGCGGGTTTTGTGCATGTGGTGCACGTGCCCGTCGACCGTGGCGATGCCCGTCGAGTCCTGTCCCCGGTGCTGCAGGAGGAGCAGGGCGTCGTAGATGGATTGGTTTGCAGGCCCCTGCGCAACGAGGCCGACGATGCCGCACATTCGCGGGGTGCTCCAGACCGTAGGATCGGGTGGTACCGAACAAGTCTGCCATGCCCTGCGGAGGACGACGTATGCCCAACCCCTACGCCGAGGCCGGTGTCGACACCGCAGCCGGTGACCTGGCCGTCGAGCTCATGAAGTCCGCCGTCTCGGCGACGCACAACGCGTCGGTCCTGGGCGGGGTCGGAGGCTTCGCCGGGCTCTACGACGTCTCGTTCCTCAAGGACTTCGAGCGGCCGCTCCTCGCCACCTCGACCGACGGCGTCGGCACCAAGGTCGCGATCGCGCAGGCCATCGACAAGCACGACACGATCGGTCAGGACCTCGTCGGCATGGTCGTCGACGACATCGTCGTGGTCGGGGCGAAGCCGCTGTTCATGACGGACTACATCGCCTGCGGCCGGGTCGTGCCGAACCGCATCGCGGACATCGTCGCCGGCATCGCCCGCGGTTGCGCGGCGACCGGGACCGCGCTCGTCGGTGGCGAGACCGCGGAGCACCCGGGCCTGCTCGGTCCGGACGACTACGACGTGGCCGGTGCCGCGGTCGGTGCGGTCGAGGCCGGGTCGCAGCTCGGGGCGCACCTCGTGCAGGACGGTGACGCGGTCATCGCGATCGAGTCCTCCGGCCTGCACTCGAACGGGTACTCGCTCGTCCGGCACATCCTCGGGCAGCGCGGCATCGGGTACACCGACACGCTGCCGGAGCTCGGCGGCCTGGTGGGGGAGACCCTGCTCGAGCCCACGCGGCTGTACACGTCCCCGCTGCTCGAGCTCATCGAGCAGCACCCCGGTGCCGTGCACTCCCTGTCGCACGTGACCGGTGGTGGCATCGCGGCGAACCTGGCGCGCGTGCTGCCCGTGGGCTCGTGGGTCGAAGTCGAGCGCTCGACCTGGCAGCCGCTCCCGGTGTTCCGCGTGCTGGCCGACCTGGCCGGCACCCCGATCGAGGACACCGAGGGCACCTGGAACCTGGGCGTCGGCATGTTCGCCGTCGTGTCGGGGGCTGCGGCGGCCGACGTCATCGCGTCCCTCGGGGCAGCCGGTCTGCCCGCGTGGACGGTCGGCTCGGTGTCGACGAGTGCCCGCGACCTGACCGGGTTCGAGCAGGGCGCCAAGGGCGTCGACGGCGGAGCCGTGCGTCTCGTGGGGTCCTACGCCGGCTGACGCCCGCCCCGCGGCCGCCGAGGCCGCCCGCTCACGCCGAGGTTCCGCAATCGCGGAACCTCGGCGTGCGAGATCCCGCGATCGTGGAACCGGGACGGTCGACCGACGGCGAGTCCTGGAACCCCGCGCGGCGGGCGGCAGCGCGGGCGGAGCCGCGAGGCGGCACGTCGTGCGACCTCGGCCGAGCCCGGCGTACCGGGCCGCGAGGCGGCACGCCGTGTGACCTCGGCCGAGCCCGGCGTGCCGGGCCGTGATGCACGTCGCCGGACGGCGGACCGTCCGGACACGACGAGAGGCCGCGCTGCCCGGAGGCGCGCGGCGTCGTCAGACCGAAGGGTCAGGCGGACTTGTCGGTGTCCGACTGGTCCAGGTCACCGTCGTCACCGAACTCGTCGGCCCAGCGGTCGACGTAGTCGGGCTCGTCCGACTGTTGTGCGACGGAGAGTTCGCGTTCGAGAGCACCGTAGTTCGTGTCCGGGCTGAAGTACTTCAGCTCTCGGGCGACCTTGGTGTGCTTCGCCTTCTGACGGCCGCGCCCCATGCGTGACCCCCTCTGTGTCGGCTCGTGTCCGGTCTCGGCGGGCGAGGAGTGATCACCCGGGAAGAACAGACGGTTCGTGGTTTGAAATCTGTCGGCCACTTTACCATGTACCCCGTTGCCGGCTTCGCCCGGCGCGTCCCGAGCACAGCAGAATCGAGGGTGATGCGCACCGCCGTCCAGCAAGCCCGTGTCGTCGTCATCGGTGCGGGCCAGGCAGGCCTCTCGGTGGCGTGGCACCTCCAGCGCGCCGGCCTCAGCGCGGGCAGCGACCTCGTCGTGCTCGACCGTGCGCCGGGGACGGGAGGCGCGTGGCAGTTCCGGTGGGACGCGCTCCGTCTCGGTCTCGCGCACCGCGTGCACGACCTGCCCGGCATGCACGAGATGGGCCTGCGGTTCGACGAGGCCGATCGGTCGCGTCCGGCCCGCGAGGTCGTCGCCGAGTACTACCGCCGGTTCGAGGAGCGCCACGACCTGCGGGTGCGGCGCCCGGTCGCCGTCACCGCCGTCCACCGCGAGGACGAGCGCCGTCCCGACGGGAGCGCCGGTGCCCTGGTCGTCGAGACCCGAGAGGACGACGGCACCACCGGGGCGATCCGCTCGGAGGTGGTCGTCAACGCCTCCGGCACGTGGGGCACCCCGTTCGTGCCGTGGATCCCGGGCCGCGACGTGTTCCGGGGCCGCCAGCTCGACACGACGGGCTACCGCGACGCGGCGGACTTCACCGGGCAGGACGTCGTCGTCGTCGGCGGCGGGACGAGTGCGATCGGGTTCCTGCTCGAGCTCGACGGCGTCGCCCGGTCGACGCGGTGGTTCACCCGTCGACCGGTGGTCTGGTCGGAGGACCCCGCCCTCGCCGTCGGAGCCGCGGTGTCGGCGGTCGAGGACCAGGACCGCGCAGCGAGAGCAGGGCGGACGCTGCCGAGCATCGTCAGCGGGACGGGCCTGCCGGTCACCCCGCGGATCCGGCGCGGTCTGGCACGTGGGCTGCTGCAGCCCGAACCCATGTTCACACGACTCGACGCGGACGGGGTCGAGACCGCCACCGGCGAGCACGTCCGCGCCGACGCGGTGATCTGGGCGACGGGCTTCCGTGCGGACCTCCGGCACCTCGCGCCACTGCACCTGCGGACCGAGGCGGGCGGGATCGTCGTCGAGGACGGCCGTTCGGGAGCCGAACCCCGGCTCTTCCTCGCCGGCTACGGCCCGCAGGCATCGACGATCGGAGCGAACCGGGCCGGCCGGCGCACCGCGCGTCAGGTGATGGCGGTGCTGGCCGCTGACGACACGGTCGCGCCCGCCTGACGACGGCAGGTGGGCGACCACCAGGGGAACGGCAGACGGCGGTCCGCAGGAGAGCGGACCGCCGTACGGCAACGTCTGTCCCTCAGGAACCGGAGCCGCGGCCCGTCTTCTCCTGCAGGCGCTCGATGTGCTCGGACGCCTCCGCTTTCGTGAGGTCGGCCGAGAGCTCCTCGCCGGCCTCACGCGCGAGGGTGTCGAGGTAGCTGCGCTGCGGGCCGGTCATCGGCTCGTCGCCGGTGACCCACTGCTCGGGGTCCTTGCTCGCGGTGGTCGACGGGTCCGGGCGCTCGCCGCCGAGGGTCTCCGGCTGGTTCTGGTCTGCATCACTCATGAGCGTGACGGTACGCCGCACCGCCGACGTCCCGCGCAGCACTGGCGTCCCCCGACGACCGGGGACGGACAGTGGCCGCCACTCGGCGTGACCGGCCGGAGTCGGACCGGCCGGGGTCAGACCGGCGTCGCCGTGTACCGGACCAGGTCCCCGCCGACGTCGCTCGCCGCGATCGGCACGACCCGACCGCCCCGCTCGATCCACAGTGTGTTCGCCCGTTCGTCGAGCCGGTCCACCCGGTGCAGGGTGCCGCCGAGCAGGACGGACGCGGTCACGCGGACCCGCCCGGACGCGGGCCGGGGCGGCAGGCCGGGGACGTCGTCGGCGTACTCCGGGTACTCGCCGGGCGTCAGGACCGGTGCGACGGGTGTGGTCACGACCTCCACCCCGGTCGCCCCGGTGGCGGTGCGGGGGAGCGGATCCGCATCCACACCCGCACCGGCGGTGGCGCCGTCGCGACCCGCACCCGCACCCGCACCCGCACCCGCAGTCGTCACGACCACGAGCCGCACCACCTGGTCCATCGGCAGCGGCACGTCCACCTTCGGTGACTCCGCCGACCCGGCCAGCGCTCGGAACGCCGGCCGACCGTCGGCGCCGAGGTGGGCCTCCTGGCCGTCGATCCGCACGCGACCGCGACCGCGTGAGTCGGCGTAGACGCCGGGCTCGAGCCCGGAACGGCGGGCCTCCAGGAGGCTCACCACCACCCGGTCCGGCCGGTACCAGTCCCGGAGCG encodes the following:
- a CDS encoding GAF domain-containing SpoIIE family protein phosphatase, with protein sequence MSTEHVAQSIPASAPGAARRAAVLAALDVIDGGPEERFERITRIAREAFGVAGSFINLAGDDQLFHKSQQSDQVFPGSTPLQDTFCGRTLHQDGPVVVPDARADQRFSDLPMVNLDPNVRFYAGVPLRVGADATKVGTLCLIDPSPRALDTDDVALLEELGLWAERELATGLDVDRLRTVLSGLQPRMIDVPGWTIGGTSIPHGIVSGDFHDWRSADGTVDLTVADVMGKGMAAGLLAAGMRGALLARCHEEPSTAIAELEEQVAPDLSAAEAFATLFHGRLDTTTGHLAFVDAGHGLVLHLHADGTESVLRSVDLPIGLHPVGIDRAAGELVLEPGDTLLLVSDGALELWDSTLASLSRLGALYRAAPDVTTFLAGVQGRVLEHDPGDDLTVVVVSRDA
- the purF gene encoding amidophosphoribosyltransferase, coding for MCGIVGLVAQGPANQSIYDALLLLQHRGQDSTGIATVDGHVHHMHKTRGHVREAFRTRDMRALLGTMGLGHVRYATRGAAVNEEEAQPFYVNAPYGIVLVHNGNLTNTRELTRELFDIDRRHLNTTSDTELLVNVLAHELQGQVRGTHLDAGQVFDAVERVHERVEGSYATIATIAGHGLLAFRDPYGIRPLILGHKFDDAGKSEWVVASESLVLESGGYDIVRDVAPGEAVFIEMDGTMHARQCAKDPRLVPCSFEYVYLARPDSVMNGISVYDARLRLGNRLADTIAQYAPTGDIDVVMPIPDSSRPAAMQVAQKLGIEYREGFYKNRYVGRTFIMPGQAERKRSVRQKLNAMSSEFKGKNILIVDDSIVRGTTSREIVEMARAAGANEVTFTSAAPPVRYPHVYGINMPTRAELIAHDRKIPEINRVLGSDHLIYQEIGDMRDAIIEGSDVTDLEMSCFTGEYVTGSVSPEYLAWVEANQLS
- a CDS encoding LuxR family transcriptional regulator, with product MVDETGAGDRRPPTAPARLSWPVLTRREEDRAVAVVGEHRWSVALVGAPGLGKTTVAARVTDRVVRQTPGPAPLVVPITAVAAGSSMPFGAVSDRFGDVLGDDLTEPVPAEERLRRAAGTDGRDLVLRVDDADLLDALSARYVAWLVREQGARLVLTCRDFTSLAGPLRALWQDDLLERIDLEPLDLHETSSLIGRALGAPLEPASVEQVHRATEGNPLYLREVVRAGLASGALEHTALSWYWRGRITASHSLADMYRTELAGLPGDLRDVVEIVALADPIPLSRLLALVDGADLDRTVGLGFVRIDSADTGSPVARSSHPLVGEVVRALVPVARRTALFARANAFRTDRQEGAPPAARLRATLWALECGVVPPVDQLLDAARVAEGLQEHESAIALTSAALGSDLTPTERVRAHCLRSLAHGYSSGREAGRVDAEAAWCLATSGADVDDVAVVEACETLANLRQFHDDDTAAAVALTEIAVRHVGPGTLEQLRVLRLSHLGWGGDFAEVRQELERSGVLRSPTIARSFLPIAPVAVMALGTGGRLDDALRLGQACLATAMVHLEDSPWSVGEIVSVLHQVQVWRGDIADMLTQVPVGRSDPFLKYDFTLELFGIGNRALGQRRWSDAVTAFTAACERYEIADPGGFAAYAWSRLALSQAYAGSPDAAAESLERARSTPLRAMRILGDQIETTIAWTEALLGNPAGLRRADTIILRGTASGAWTHVLYAQTLHYAMDALHGRDTTASLARMEEAATRVDGPLASAITDYAAALRSGDRAWIASAQAALAACGMAVTAGRTKQPLTKREYEVAELAARGHSNRRIADQLGLSVRTVDAHMSRVFSKWDLHARSELAELV
- a CDS encoding phosphoribosylaminoimidazolesuccinocarboxamide synthase; its protein translation is MSAPVVEGWRHVSSGKVRELYVPAATADVAGATELLLVASDRVSAYDFALEPPIPGKGELLTRLSRFWFGQLRDVPNHLLAPSGTTTPVPASVESRSMHVMPLRMFPVECVVRGYLVGSGWAEYQETGSVCGVELPAGLSNGDRLPEPIYTPAYKAPQGEHDENISFERTEELIGPADAAALRDLSLAVYSEAAAIALQRGVVIADTKFEFGRDADGLIRIADEVLTSDSSRYWDAAAYESGNRTDSFDKQIVRDWLSANWDRTGTPPVLPEQVVERTAARYRELIERLGA
- a CDS encoding sterol carrier family protein, producing the protein MPPKTIDDAVGRAALEAVTAGATDRTSVATAVRWTLQRLAEDVPGNSVEVRVPPFAAVQAVPGPRHTRGTPPNVVETDSTTWLALATGRLRWDDPETTKRVSASGSRADLAAFLPVRLP
- the purD gene encoding phosphoribosylamine--glycine ligase — its product is MRILVLGSGAREHAIITALLAEQAGHVITAAPGNAGIAADVETVSLDPTNGALVAEYALENDVQLVVVGPEAPLIAGVADPLRTRGIPVFGPGRAAAQLEGSKAFAKRVMAEAGVPTGRPVSAGTVDEAVAAIDELGAPYVVKADGLAAGKGVLVTDDRQAAIDHATYWLQHGPVVVEEFLDGEEVSLFFLSDGHDVRALSPAQDYKRLADGDLGPNTGGMGAYSPLPWLDERWGSEQAFVDEVTELVALPTVRRLEHEGTPFVGLLYCGLIVTEQGVRVIEFNARFGDPETQVVLPRLATPLSGLLLAAASGQLASVPRPEFRDQAAVTVVLASEGYPESPVTGRTITGVDDANARDGVVVLHAATGVLDGELVATGGRVLSVVATGSDFAEARDRAYAGLHDITLTGGRFRTDIATKVAR